Proteins co-encoded in one Streptomyces diastaticus subsp. diastaticus genomic window:
- a CDS encoding radical SAM protein produces MAGAKNGVFAEKISPYLRKKIEEAGEPLPFLDLQYVVDPSEAVEQTFEVARHYQSELRPVFEGRELRGVEKLYRRTLLVEPTTICAAHCRWCIRGQYDTATLSREDLELIARYCGTAPENQDVREVLVTGGDPLILVDRIEWLLDALEEQAPQVEIVRIATRVPLQDPRRVDARMQRALRRRSTFRVEVATHINHKGELFPEVREAYAALQEAGARIYDQTVLLRGLNDNLDTLVELFDELRYMDIEAHYLFHCVPIRGMDHHRTSVAEGLELHRRLGASGLTSGRTRPHFTLMTDIGKVPLYEGSIIDRDEHNRILIQTGYRYEERMSWVPGWQLPGNARIDDDGFLQVWYLDAIGGKAEL; encoded by the coding sequence ATGGCTGGAGCCAAGAACGGCGTCTTCGCCGAGAAGATTTCCCCGTACCTGCGCAAGAAAATCGAGGAAGCTGGTGAGCCGCTTCCGTTCCTCGACCTCCAGTACGTTGTCGATCCGTCGGAGGCTGTCGAGCAGACCTTCGAGGTCGCACGTCACTACCAATCGGAGTTACGTCCCGTCTTCGAGGGCCGTGAACTGCGCGGCGTCGAAAAACTGTACCGGCGGACTCTGCTGGTCGAGCCCACCACCATCTGTGCCGCGCATTGCCGGTGGTGCATCCGCGGGCAGTACGACACCGCGACGCTCTCCCGTGAAGATCTGGAACTGATCGCCCGCTACTGCGGCACGGCTCCGGAAAACCAAGATGTCCGCGAGGTGCTGGTCACCGGCGGTGACCCGCTGATCCTGGTCGACAGGATCGAATGGCTGCTGGATGCGCTGGAAGAGCAGGCGCCCCAGGTCGAGATCGTGCGGATTGCTACCCGAGTGCCGCTCCAGGACCCACGGCGGGTCGATGCCCGCATGCAGCGTGCGCTGCGGCGCCGCTCGACGTTCCGGGTCGAGGTCGCCACGCACATCAACCATAAGGGCGAGCTGTTTCCCGAGGTCAGGGAGGCGTACGCGGCGCTTCAGGAAGCCGGGGCACGGATATACGACCAGACGGTGCTGTTACGCGGGCTCAACGACAACCTCGACACCCTTGTTGAGCTCTTCGACGAGCTGCGGTACATGGACATCGAGGCGCACTATCTGTTCCACTGCGTCCCTATCCGCGGCATGGACCACCACCGCACATCTGTCGCGGAGGGCCTTGAGCTGCACCGCAGGCTGGGAGCCTCGGGACTGACATCGGGCCGCACGCGCCCGCACTTCACGCTGATGACGGACATCGGCAAGGTGCCGCTGTACGAGGGCTCGATCATCGACCGGGACGAGCACAACCGGATCCTGATCCAGACCGGCTACCGGTACGAGGAGAGGATGTCCTGGGTGCCCGGCTGGCAGCTGCCCGGGAACGCCCGAATCGACGACGACGGGTTCCTGCAAGTCTGGTACCTGGACGCCATCGGTGGGAAGGCCGAGCTCTGA
- a CDS encoding ATP/GTP-binding protein, producing the protein MAGRDLRTLFSSNDRSISANEAFTNRQAQWQAVTTGLAEHLRRVNRAGFDVEDLESPRRNILVFHGVGGIGKSTLSRKVEASLVHSEHRPAQWDSPSLDQERVLPVRIDLARSAGMDFERVILTIRLALATLGRPMPAFDLALRRYWEHNHPGEPIEDYLRRGGLLSRFSAAAALPQQMQSALSDVAQALLLPGTVGGALGHGAGALVKALRERRQAVRALAGCGRLADLLQAEPDLDALSFYPHLLAWDLAQLPKDKTVLPVILLDTFEDTGDRTHRDFERLLQRIVWLMPNAFFVVTGRNRLQWAHRSLEGQLDWTGPDAWPGLVTGTTAQTTPQSGGRQVLIGDFSREDCEDYLARRVSRDGRPLIDDAVRRIIAERSHGLPLYLDLSVMRYLDLRRGGLQPRVADFDHDFPALIARTLSDLSSEERHVLRSVSLLSAFSIPLATEVAGMDHDAPALRLTERPFVRESASGTWPFHVHDLIRSAIRNADDASDDRWSDEDWQRAAQRAFRALEAQWRQDPRRDRTVLVGCLQQGLALARDFDLDLDWLADAAFQYVEDFIWEPLAPPAARDTEQGGLRTAANALVETLSAIARRQHEHRERTVSRLSAVLASRLLPEDLVELATYYLAKAQRDLGLTDDSRRGMQRVAEAGGRLALAAGRGLAHLSRLSGDFPAAMEAAGRLGWPGRHQRVLGDVWWVQGDMDRAAAAYLADRSEAEQHAVAGERAMVQAHLAFAVAFTDPLRADDELDLAERLLSPLSLRSTELTARIAALVRDAGFAADLPGRAAVLLAEIGVSGVSYAAAKLQLALCFHHAVLAAHNDLAAGIARLRELTQSGDYTYYVDIAHFMAGLPLPEQSARARWIDGEGRTRERWRNIVIRRRQLLDTAR; encoded by the coding sequence GTGGCAGGGCGGGATCTTCGAACGCTGTTCAGCTCGAATGACCGGAGTATCTCCGCGAACGAGGCGTTCACTAACCGGCAGGCGCAGTGGCAGGCGGTGACCACCGGCCTCGCCGAACACCTGCGCCGGGTGAACAGGGCGGGCTTTGACGTGGAGGACCTGGAAAGTCCGCGCCGTAACATCCTCGTCTTCCACGGGGTGGGAGGCATCGGCAAGTCCACCCTGTCCCGGAAGGTCGAGGCGTCGCTCGTCCACAGCGAGCACCGCCCCGCGCAGTGGGACTCGCCCTCGCTTGACCAGGAGCGGGTGCTCCCGGTCCGTATCGATCTCGCACGCTCGGCGGGCATGGACTTCGAGCGCGTCATCCTCACCATCCGCCTCGCCCTTGCCACGCTGGGACGGCCGATGCCCGCCTTCGACCTCGCCCTGCGCCGCTACTGGGAGCACAACCACCCCGGCGAGCCGATCGAGGACTACCTGCGCCGGGGCGGGCTGCTGAGCCGCTTCAGCGCCGCTGCCGCCCTGCCGCAGCAGATGCAGTCCGCCCTCAGCGACGTCGCCCAGGCCCTGCTCCTGCCCGGCACCGTGGGAGGGGCGCTCGGCCACGGGGCCGGCGCCCTCGTCAAGGCCCTGCGCGAGCGGCGCCAGGCGGTACGGGCCCTCGCCGGCTGCGGGCGGCTGGCGGATCTCCTTCAGGCCGAGCCCGACCTGGACGCCCTCAGCTTCTACCCGCACCTTCTCGCCTGGGACCTGGCCCAGTTACCGAAGGACAAGACGGTGCTTCCAGTGATCTTGCTGGACACCTTCGAGGACACCGGCGACCGCACGCACCGCGACTTCGAGCGCCTGCTCCAGCGCATCGTGTGGCTGATGCCTAACGCGTTCTTCGTGGTCACCGGGCGCAACCGGCTCCAGTGGGCGCACAGGAGTCTGGAAGGCCAGCTCGACTGGACCGGTCCGGACGCCTGGCCCGGCCTGGTCACCGGCACCACCGCGCAGACCACGCCCCAGTCGGGCGGCCGTCAGGTCCTGATCGGAGACTTCTCCCGCGAAGACTGCGAGGACTACCTCGCCCGCAGGGTCAGCCGGGACGGGAGGCCGCTGATCGACGATGCGGTCCGCCGGATCATCGCCGAGCGCTCGCACGGACTGCCCCTGTACCTGGACCTGTCGGTCATGCGCTACCTGGACCTGCGGCGAGGCGGTCTGCAGCCGCGCGTCGCTGACTTCGACCACGACTTCCCCGCCTTGATCGCCCGTACCCTCAGCGACCTGAGCAGCGAGGAGCGTCACGTACTGCGCTCTGTCAGTCTGCTCAGCGCCTTCTCCATACCCCTGGCCACCGAGGTCGCCGGCATGGACCACGACGCGCCCGCCCTGCGGCTGACCGAGCGCCCCTTCGTCCGGGAGTCGGCCTCCGGCACCTGGCCCTTCCACGTCCACGACCTCATCCGTTCCGCCATCCGCAACGCGGACGACGCGAGCGACGACCGCTGGTCGGACGAGGACTGGCAGCGCGCGGCCCAGCGCGCCTTCCGCGCTCTGGAAGCACAGTGGCGCCAGGACCCGCGACGCGACCGCACCGTCCTGGTCGGCTGCCTCCAGCAGGGGCTCGCCCTCGCTCGGGACTTCGACCTCGATCTCGACTGGCTCGCCGATGCCGCGTTCCAGTACGTGGAAGACTTCATATGGGAACCCCTCGCACCCCCCGCGGCACGCGACACGGAGCAAGGCGGCCTGCGCACAGCCGCGAATGCCCTGGTGGAGACGCTCAGCGCCATCGCCCGCCGTCAGCATGAGCACCGTGAACGAACCGTCAGTCGGCTCTCGGCCGTCCTGGCATCCAGGCTGCTCCCCGAGGATCTCGTCGAGCTCGCCACGTACTACCTTGCCAAGGCCCAGCGCGACCTCGGACTGACCGACGACTCGCGCCGGGGCATGCAGCGCGTCGCCGAGGCCGGAGGCCGCCTGGCCCTTGCCGCAGGACGCGGCCTGGCACACCTCAGCCGCCTGTCGGGAGACTTTCCTGCGGCCATGGAAGCCGCCGGGCGACTGGGCTGGCCGGGGCGCCACCAGCGGGTGCTGGGCGACGTGTGGTGGGTGCAGGGAGACATGGACCGGGCGGCAGCCGCCTACCTGGCCGACCGCAGCGAGGCGGAACAGCACGCAGTCGCAGGCGAGAGGGCGATGGTCCAGGCGCATCTTGCCTTCGCCGTCGCCTTCACCGATCCCCTGCGGGCCGATGACGAACTCGACCTGGCCGAGCGGCTGCTGTCGCCCCTCAGCCTGCGCTCCACCGAGCTGACCGCACGTATCGCCGCCCTCGTACGCGATGCCGGGTTCGCCGCAGACCTGCCGGGGCGGGCCGCTGTCCTTCTCGCCGAGATCGGCGTCTCCGGCGTCTCCTACGCCGCAGCCAAGCTCCAACTGGCCCTGTGCTTCCACCACGCCGTCCTCGCTGCCCACAACGATCTCGCGGCCGGCATCGCCCGCCTGCGCGAGCTCACGCAGAGCGGCGACTACACCTACTACGTCGACATCGCGCACTTCATGGCCGGCCTCCCGCTCCCCGAACAGTCCGCGCGGGCACGGTGGATCGACGGGGAAGGGCGCACCCGCGAGCGGTGGCGGAACATCGTGATCAGGCGCCGTCAGCTCCTGGACACTGCCCGCTGA
- a CDS encoding TniQ family protein — protein sequence MALVQLPLPDEALLSWVDHNTAALGLTRSRTAAALGLMAAGPSTGSQLQNLTHWISDATAARIQAATGIQPAASLRLTLRRYQPAALGADVPSPDELRPVSPQGMLSRQFVYRQFIAYCPTCVREHGRWSIDWHLPWTFTCPRHHCYLTGVCPACQNAVAPRRGPLTSGCTALIQAGSRPSRSHPGHTEGYSRRCGADLGTARAIAVEDTRVSAAQQYVNGLLDAPAHCGAAARQALTDLRTMVAVALRFGRLEHLEDADPAVRRRFGKFATRRDGLPYAYVYGVWGTKDPFDPLLMAAGVRIAHHMVTSADPSAVLAPVLPSDGPQRRERSFAFDRTDWVRASPRYAQLARRAIGIGAYEAIARKVHRPAQ from the coding sequence ATGGCACTGGTCCAACTGCCGCTGCCGGACGAGGCCCTGCTCAGCTGGGTCGACCACAACACCGCCGCGCTCGGCCTCACCCGCTCGCGCACCGCCGCTGCCCTCGGGCTGATGGCCGCCGGCCCTTCCACCGGTTCACAGCTGCAGAACCTGACCCACTGGATCTCGGACGCCACCGCCGCCCGCATCCAAGCCGCTACCGGCATCCAGCCGGCTGCTTCCCTCCGCCTCACCCTGCGGCGCTATCAGCCCGCCGCTCTGGGGGCGGATGTCCCGTCCCCGGACGAGCTGAGGCCCGTGTCTCCGCAGGGGATGCTGTCCAGGCAGTTCGTCTACCGCCAGTTCATCGCCTACTGCCCCACGTGCGTGCGCGAGCACGGGCGGTGGTCGATCGACTGGCACCTGCCATGGACGTTCACGTGCCCCCGGCACCACTGCTATCTGACAGGCGTCTGCCCGGCATGCCAGAACGCCGTCGCGCCCAGGCGCGGCCCTCTCACATCCGGTTGCACTGCTCTGATACAGGCCGGGTCCCGCCCTTCTCGCAGCCATCCGGGCCATACGGAGGGCTACAGCCGCCGGTGCGGGGCCGATCTGGGCACAGCCCGTGCTATCGCCGTTGAGGACACCCGCGTGTCTGCCGCACAGCAGTACGTGAACGGTCTCCTCGACGCACCGGCCCACTGCGGTGCCGCTGCCCGGCAGGCTCTCACCGACTTGCGCACGATGGTGGCCGTTGCCCTGCGCTTCGGACGTCTGGAGCACCTGGAGGACGCCGACCCCGCGGTACGCAGACGCTTCGGCAAGTTCGCGACGAGACGGGACGGGCTTCCCTACGCATATGTCTACGGAGTGTGGGGGACGAAGGATCCGTTCGACCCGCTGCTGATGGCCGCGGGCGTTCGGATCGCCCACCACATGGTCACCTCGGCGGACCCGTCAGCCGTTCTCGCTCCCGTACTCCCCTCCGACGGGCCGCAGCGGCGTGAGCGGTCCTTCGCCTTTGACCGCACCGACTGGGTCCGGGCCAGCCCCCGGTATGCACAGCTCGCTCGCCGTGCGATCGGCATCGGCGCGTACGAGGCCATCGCGCGCAAGGTGCACCGTCCTGCGCAGTGA
- a CDS encoding helix-turn-helix domain-containing protein — protein MPTTSDLAAERRIAFGHRVREVRIRAGLTQTAAAKAAGLDRSFYAEVESARHSVSVDRLYAIADGLGVSVHELLPDNVGRPLTA, from the coding sequence GTGCCGACCACCAGTGACCTCGCCGCTGAGCGCCGCATCGCCTTCGGGCACCGCGTGCGCGAGGTACGCATACGAGCAGGGCTGACACAGACCGCCGCCGCCAAGGCCGCCGGGCTGGACCGCTCCTTCTACGCCGAGGTGGAAAGCGCCCGGCACAGCGTCTCGGTGGACCGCCTGTACGCCATCGCCGACGGGCTCGGCGTCTCCGTGCACGAACTGCTGCCCGACAACGTCGGCCGGCCGCTCACCGCGTAG
- a CDS encoding TnsA-like heteromeric transposase endonuclease subunit, producing MSPPSARTRPLRRIVPSSAQVRLTVTSLDAGTDIPVTRTLDQAAEVAFEHCPPIRRIPHYIGQKHTPGWFWSATTSTLLGYESYLESQWLTLYDFDKDIVGISTQSLIFDGVGVGEVWEHTPDVFCRRSDGTALLVDVKNPRLLGHPDVLLQARRTREACEELGWDYHLVGDVEAQRFANISWLAGYRRPLYAGADLADRLIALAERPVAAEQLLSFMDEPDLAFPVLCHLLWHHRLICNLDAPLRASTAITAAKDLS from the coding sequence GTGAGCCCTCCGTCTGCCCGTACGCGACCGCTGCGCCGGATCGTCCCGTCATCGGCACAGGTACGGCTGACCGTCACCAGCCTCGATGCCGGCACCGACATACCGGTCACCCGCACGCTGGACCAGGCCGCCGAGGTGGCGTTCGAACACTGCCCGCCGATCCGGCGCATCCCGCACTACATCGGGCAGAAGCACACCCCCGGCTGGTTCTGGTCCGCCACCACCAGCACTCTGCTGGGCTACGAGAGCTACCTGGAGTCGCAGTGGCTGACGCTGTACGACTTCGACAAGGACATCGTCGGCATCTCCACCCAGTCCCTGATCTTCGACGGGGTCGGCGTGGGCGAGGTGTGGGAACACACCCCGGACGTCTTCTGCCGCCGCTCCGACGGCACCGCGCTGCTGGTCGACGTCAAGAACCCCCGCCTCCTGGGCCACCCCGACGTCCTCCTACAGGCGAGACGCACCCGTGAGGCGTGCGAGGAACTCGGCTGGGACTACCACCTGGTGGGCGACGTCGAGGCCCAGCGATTCGCCAACATCTCCTGGCTCGCCGGCTACCGCCGCCCCCTGTACGCCGGGGCCGATCTCGCCGACCGGCTGATCGCCCTGGCTGAGCGGCCGGTGGCCGCCGAGCAACTGCTCAGCTTCATGGACGAGCCGGACCTCGCCTTCCCCGTGCTGTGCCACCTGCTGTGGCATCACCGCCTGATCTGCAACCTCGATGCGCCCCTGCGGGCCTCCACTGCCATAACCGCCGCGAAGGACCTCTCATGA
- a CDS encoding TniB family NTP-binding protein has translation MTLSPGALLDGLPDTEIERVTELEGHLLEATTGYRSVTAQAEGADPHPDFHPDLPARQRIARKAKELGMTDRRLWDVLGAWRAEGLWALVDRRKHKVSNPLAGVDAKIIEAILDQHAAEIEDSTGTLDRFHRRVQNRLDAKHGAGAVRLPSRATFHRYTQLLLKGRHTFGASTTRRTTAQQPDRIFGHLIAHRPGEVVLMDSTPLDIRAWDPATDTTHGVELTVALDLATRSLLSWRITPEATKAVDVGLLLIDAMTPEPMRPGWADRLRYQMARIPLPRKLDYHQRLADGAARPVVFPETLIIDHGKQFDSDVVHRACTRLGINLQLGRKGKPTDKPQVEAVFATINNQFSKHVAGYKGNDVVHRGKNVEQAARWSIPDLEDLFAEYVVSVYQRRRHDGLIMPGFPDLRLSPNEAYSLAVARSGYVACPTDPELYYELLPIQWRTIQPYGVEYQYLTYDADILYRYRKSTSPYPGGKWPIRIDPRNVLHAYFQDPADGAWHVLRWTHAGSDHVPFTDVTLREAIRLVTARRGNPDNQDEVADPLRELQNRTDAPETGPPPTGAGECGMPNAPAPSPATSTAPPRPPTRQAPPAWTASPRSRPSPTLMTIPTTRHPLGRTASTSETSAPSPSGHPATRRRKADMIHPGFSEPRTKEEWRAYLAAIEHSPRMPAMPTWAAYQAMDEAEREVFNEARDDYHSAFIILRTPPMDRIHAQITKKLKLNKGAPAGARPGIVIDGPPTVGKSTLVKTFAADYEMGLRRKFPERFDAAGPDYIPVVYISVPAGATPKMLSAAIAEYMNLELPRTGATSTEITTLVLKALRKCGTQLVIIDDIHFLDVSAKDGRLANDHLKNLANFCAATFVYTGVEVLKSGLFLEGRSPVDEPPVHTTAGTTEGPAGRATQTSGRFTLFQLDRFKIDTLTAAREWALVVKSMEEELGLFKHKPGYLDWEHLHDRTGGSINSLSILIREAALDAVATGSERITKKITNQIVLPRASEEFYRSKRKRRRNPPPPQSAEGEAEAI, from the coding sequence GTGACCCTCAGTCCCGGCGCCCTCCTGGACGGTCTTCCCGACACCGAGATCGAACGCGTCACCGAGCTCGAGGGCCATCTGCTTGAAGCCACCACCGGCTACCGGTCCGTGACCGCGCAGGCCGAGGGCGCCGACCCGCACCCTGATTTCCACCCCGATCTCCCCGCGCGTCAGCGCATCGCCCGCAAGGCGAAGGAACTGGGGATGACCGACCGGCGGTTGTGGGATGTGCTCGGCGCATGGCGGGCGGAGGGGCTGTGGGCCCTGGTCGACCGGCGCAAGCACAAGGTCTCCAACCCGCTCGCCGGTGTCGACGCCAAGATCATCGAGGCGATCCTCGACCAGCACGCCGCCGAGATCGAGGACTCCACGGGCACCCTCGACCGCTTCCACCGGCGCGTGCAGAACCGCTTGGACGCCAAGCACGGCGCAGGTGCCGTGCGGCTGCCCTCCCGGGCCACCTTCCACCGCTACACCCAGCTCCTCCTCAAAGGCCGGCACACCTTCGGCGCCTCCACCACCCGCCGCACCACTGCCCAGCAACCCGACCGGATCTTCGGGCACCTGATCGCCCACCGGCCCGGCGAAGTCGTCCTGATGGACTCCACCCCGCTCGACATCCGCGCCTGGGACCCGGCCACCGACACCACCCACGGCGTCGAACTCACCGTGGCCCTCGACCTGGCCACCCGCTCGCTGCTGTCCTGGCGGATCACCCCTGAGGCCACCAAAGCCGTCGACGTCGGTCTGCTGCTGATCGATGCCATGACACCCGAGCCGATGCGGCCCGGCTGGGCCGACCGATTGCGCTACCAGATGGCCCGTATCCCGCTGCCCCGCAAGCTCGACTACCACCAGCGGCTCGCCGACGGTGCCGCACGCCCCGTGGTCTTCCCCGAAACCCTGATCATCGACCACGGCAAGCAGTTCGATTCCGACGTCGTCCACCGCGCCTGCACCCGGCTCGGCATCAATCTGCAACTGGGCCGCAAAGGAAAGCCGACTGACAAACCGCAGGTCGAGGCCGTGTTCGCCACGATCAACAATCAGTTCAGCAAGCACGTCGCCGGTTACAAGGGCAACGACGTCGTTCACCGCGGCAAGAACGTCGAGCAGGCCGCCCGATGGTCGATCCCCGATCTCGAAGATCTCTTTGCCGAATATGTCGTCTCTGTCTACCAGCGCCGCCGCCATGACGGCCTGATCATGCCCGGCTTCCCCGACCTTCGGCTCTCCCCGAACGAGGCGTACTCCCTGGCCGTGGCCCGCAGCGGCTACGTCGCATGCCCGACCGACCCCGAGCTCTACTACGAGTTGTTGCCCATCCAGTGGCGCACCATCCAGCCCTACGGCGTCGAATACCAGTACCTCACCTACGACGCGGACATCCTCTACCGCTATCGCAAGTCCACCTCCCCCTACCCGGGCGGGAAATGGCCGATCCGCATCGACCCGCGCAACGTGCTCCACGCCTACTTCCAGGACCCCGCCGACGGCGCCTGGCACGTACTGCGCTGGACCCACGCCGGTAGCGACCATGTGCCGTTCACCGACGTCACCCTGCGCGAAGCCATCCGCCTGGTGACCGCCCGCCGCGGCAACCCGGACAACCAGGACGAAGTCGCGGACCCCCTACGAGAGTTGCAGAACCGCACCGATGCCCCGGAAACCGGACCACCACCGACCGGCGCAGGCGAGTGCGGGATGCCGAACGCGCCCGCACCGTCGCCCGCGACCAGCACCGCGCCGCCGAGACCGCCCACGAGACAGGCGCCTCCCGCCTGGACAGCCTCCCCTCGCTCAAGGCCGTCCCCGACGTTGATGACGATTCCGACGACGAGGCACCCACTCGGCCGCACCGCTTCGACCTCGGAGACCTCGGCACCCTCCCCGTCTGGTCACCCGGCGACGAGACGCAGGAAGGCTGACATGATCCACCCCGGATTCTCCGAGCCTCGCACCAAAGAGGAATGGCGGGCCTACTTGGCCGCCATCGAACACTCACCGCGGATGCCCGCCATGCCGACCTGGGCCGCCTACCAGGCCATGGACGAAGCCGAGCGGGAAGTCTTCAACGAGGCCCGCGACGACTACCACTCCGCCTTCATCATCTTGCGCACCCCGCCGATGGACCGCATCCACGCGCAGATCACCAAGAAGCTCAAGCTAAACAAGGGTGCCCCGGCCGGGGCACGCCCGGGCATCGTCATCGACGGGCCACCCACGGTCGGCAAGTCCACCCTGGTCAAGACCTTCGCCGCCGACTACGAGATGGGACTGCGCCGCAAGTTCCCCGAACGCTTCGATGCGGCTGGCCCCGACTACATCCCCGTCGTCTACATCAGCGTCCCGGCCGGGGCCACCCCCAAGATGCTCTCCGCCGCCATCGCCGAATACATGAACCTGGAACTCCCCCGTACCGGTGCGACCAGCACCGAAATCACCACCCTGGTCCTCAAAGCCCTGCGCAAGTGCGGCACCCAGCTGGTCATCATCGACGACATCCACTTCCTCGACGTCTCTGCCAAGGACGGCCGCCTGGCCAACGACCACCTCAAGAACCTCGCCAACTTCTGCGCGGCCACCTTCGTCTACACCGGCGTCGAAGTCCTCAAGTCCGGCCTCTTCCTCGAGGGCCGCAGCCCCGTAGATGAGCCGCCCGTGCACACCACGGCGGGCACTACTGAGGGGCCTGCGGGACGCGCCACCCAGACCTCCGGCCGCTTCACCCTGTTCCAGCTCGACCGCTTCAAAATCGACACCCTCACAGCGGCCCGCGAATGGGCCCTCGTCGTGAAGTCCATGGAGGAGGAACTCGGCCTGTTCAAGCACAAGCCCGGCTATCTCGACTGGGAACACCTCCACGACCGCACCGGCGGCAGTATCAACAGCCTCTCGATCCTCATCCGGGAAGCGGCCTTGGACGCGGTGGCTACCGGCAGCGAACGCATCACGAAGAAGATCACGAACCAGATCGTGCTGCCCCGCGCCAGCGAAGAGTTCTACCGCAGCAAGCGCAAGCGCCGCCGGAACCCGCCACCGCCCCAGAGCGCAGAAGGCGAAGCCGAGGCGATCTGA
- a CDS encoding ATP/GTP-binding protein — MTKPDGWEYGDPGKLYNVTCPGDGRELMGGSVVSVEGPQLPAVDPEVLAREAMEKLTLRPPSIASPRGDGKYLVGMPMWMWVDRSASTWGPTSESASAGSVTVTATATVDRLVWKMGDGSTVTCNDPGTPYTADQGMKMSPTCGHRYEKPGSHSVEVTAHWNVDWEVTSGGADSGTLTTTRASDVAVTVNEAKALNTR, encoded by the coding sequence GTGACCAAGCCCGACGGGTGGGAGTACGGCGACCCTGGCAAGCTGTACAACGTCACCTGCCCCGGCGACGGGCGAGAACTCATGGGCGGTTCGGTGGTATCCGTGGAGGGCCCGCAATTGCCGGCCGTGGACCCCGAGGTCCTCGCTCGCGAGGCGATGGAGAAGCTGACGTTGCGGCCGCCGAGCATCGCCTCCCCCCGCGGCGACGGCAAATACCTGGTGGGCATGCCGATGTGGATGTGGGTGGACCGGTCCGCCTCGACCTGGGGGCCCACCTCCGAGTCGGCGTCGGCCGGCAGCGTAACCGTGACCGCGACCGCCACGGTCGACCGGCTGGTCTGGAAGATGGGCGACGGCAGCACGGTCACCTGCAACGACCCCGGTACCCCCTACACCGCGGACCAGGGCATGAAGATGTCGCCGACGTGTGGGCACCGCTACGAGAAGCCGGGCAGCCACAGCGTCGAGGTGACCGCGCACTGGAACGTCGACTGGGAGGTCACCAGTGGCGGCGCGGACAGTGGGACCCTCACCACCACCCGCGCCAGCGACGTGGCCGTGACCGTGAACGAGGCCAAGGCGCTGAACACACGCTGA
- a CDS encoding conjugal transfer protein has translation MTVSSGALANLSTVMRWGAWSLLLLGVLMSAAAHLRLSSQPPRTAPTPAQAAPASAEAVGPGGFAVLYVAAYVEAGRGTEASLARFFPNMRNISLEAKPGAQHADQLAAVQVKDVSDGYWSVTVAARITASPSARDDESDKEQAKEKEEDETGVLRYFQVPLRSTDGDGFAATTLPAEVGAPEAGDGIELDYGTPVPGDDKDETVTTIARFFSAYLAGAGELDRYLAPRTALDPVSPAPYTQVEVAQLAELNGDYRRNLPASDGARRQLLVDLWAAAPDRQLRPLTYALTLTARDGRWEIAALNAAPVLTKEK, from the coding sequence GTGACAGTCTCCTCCGGAGCACTGGCCAACCTCTCCACGGTGATGCGGTGGGGCGCCTGGTCGCTGCTGCTCCTCGGCGTGCTCATGAGCGCGGCCGCCCACCTGCGGCTCTCCAGCCAGCCGCCCCGCACCGCACCCACCCCCGCCCAAGCGGCCCCGGCCTCGGCGGAGGCGGTGGGACCGGGCGGATTCGCCGTGCTGTACGTGGCCGCCTACGTGGAGGCCGGCCGCGGTACAGAAGCATCACTCGCCCGGTTCTTCCCCAACATGCGCAACATCTCGCTGGAGGCGAAGCCGGGCGCCCAGCACGCCGACCAACTCGCGGCCGTCCAGGTGAAGGACGTCTCGGACGGCTACTGGTCGGTCACCGTAGCCGCCCGCATCACCGCTTCCCCTTCCGCACGGGACGACGAGAGCGACAAAGAACAGGCGAAGGAGAAGGAGGAGGACGAGACCGGCGTCCTGCGGTACTTCCAGGTACCGCTCCGCTCCACCGATGGCGACGGCTTCGCAGCCACCACGCTGCCGGCCGAGGTCGGCGCGCCCGAAGCCGGAGACGGCATCGAGCTGGACTACGGCACACCCGTCCCAGGCGACGACAAGGACGAGACGGTCACCACGATCGCCCGCTTCTTCTCCGCCTACCTGGCCGGCGCGGGAGAGCTGGACCGCTACCTGGCGCCCCGCACCGCACTCGACCCGGTCTCACCCGCCCCGTACACCCAGGTGGAAGTCGCCCAGCTCGCCGAACTCAACGGCGACTACCGGCGGAATCTGCCCGCCTCGGACGGAGCGCGCCGCCAACTGCTCGTAGACCTCTGGGCCGCCGCTCCCGACCGCCAGCTACGCCCCCTGACCTACGCCCTCACCCTCACCGCCCGCGACGGCCGCTGGGAGATCGCCGCGCTGAACGCGGCCCCCGTCCTCACCAAGGAGAAATGA